In Thermoanaerobaculia bacterium, the sequence CGGTCGACGCCGTGACCAGCAACTGCGTCATCAACCTGGTGCCCGACAAGCCCGCTGTCTTCCGCGAGATCGCCCGCGTCCTCAAGCCCGGAGGCCGTCTCGTGGTCTCCGACATCGTCCTCGAACGGCCCCTCCCCGCGGCGCTCGCGGCCGACCTCCTGGGCTACGTCGGCTGCATCTCCGGTGCCGATCAGAAGGTGGGCTACTTCGCCGGCCTCGCCGAGGCCGGGCTCGCCGACATCGAGGTGCTGCGCGACGTCGACTATCTCGAGACGATGCTTCAGACGATGCCGGAGGAGGTCGAGGCGCTCCTCGCCCGCACCGGCACGACGCTCGCCGAAGTTCAGGGCACCGTCCGCTCGGTGACCTACCGCGCCCGCCCGGCGCAGGTGTCGGCGGGGGCGAAAGCGGGAGCCGGCGAGGCCACCAGCTGCTGCGGCACCGACTGCTGCGGTGGCGCGAGGTAGCGCGCCACCCGAC encodes:
- the arsM gene encoding arsenite methyltransferase — encoded protein: MTLANANHEEKVGEVRSRYGKIAAGEISGCGCGVGAGCETDVAKGIGYDADDLAALPDEANLGLGCGAPIGYLAPQPGETVLDLGSGAGIDAFLAARKVGPTGRVIGVDMTPEMLDKARAGAARMGFAQVEFRAGRLEALPVDNASVDAVTSNCVINLVPDKPAVFREIARVLKPGGRLVVSDIVLERPLPAALAADLLGYVGCISGADQKVGYFAGLAEAGLADIEVLRDVDYLETMLQTMPEEVEALLARTGTTLAEVQGTVRSVTYRARPAQVSAGAKAGAGEATSCCGTDCCGGAR